Proteins from a single region of Neodiprion virginianus isolate iyNeoVirg1 chromosome 4, iyNeoVirg1.1, whole genome shotgun sequence:
- the LOC124302822 gene encoding LOW QUALITY PROTEIN: serine/threonine-protein kinase tousled-like 2 (The sequence of the model RefSeq protein was modified relative to this genomic sequence to represent the inferred CDS: inserted 1 base in 1 codon), whose product MQPPRPHPQPPPPPPPASTQPASSMGSKQVQTELTCQRIQEFETQASSDLELRNNKIDELNRTTEELRHQMANQQKVIEQHKSHINKCIDVVKKLLKEKSNIEKKEARQKCMQNRLRLGQFVTQRVGATFQENWTDGYAFQELARRQEEITLEREEIDKQKKLLLXKRPSNSETGRKRSQPQPSLHNGTEATFLKPDAVPGSYTWQEYYEADEILKLRQSALKKEDADLQLEMEKLERERNLHIRELKRIHNEDQSRFNSHPVLNERYLLLMLLGKGGFSEVHKAFDLKEQRYVACKVHQLNKDWKEDKKANYIKHALREYNIHKALDHPRVVKLYDVFEIDANSFCTVLEYCDGHDLGFCLKQHKTIPEREAKSIVMQVVSALKYLNEIKPPVIHYDLKPENILLTEGNVCGEIEINTE is encoded by the exons ACGGAGCTCACTTGCCAGAGGATACAGGAATTTGAAACACAAGCGTCTTCAGATCTGGAGttacgtaataataaaattgacgaaTTGAACCGA ACAACAGAGGAACTTAGGCATCAAATGGCTAATCAGCAGAAAGTGATTGAGCAGCACAAATCGCATATAAATAAGTGTATAGACGTTGTAAAGAAgttattaaaagaaaaatcaaacatagaaaaaaaagaagctaGACAAAAGTGCATGCAAAATAGACTGAGGCTAGGTCAGTTTGTGACTCAGAGGGTAGGAGCaacttttcaagaaaattggACGGACGGATACGCTTTTCAAGAATTGGCGCGACGGCAAGAAGAAATAACGTtggaaagagaagaaattgaTAAGCAGAAGAAATTGCTTC AAAAAAGGCCATCTAATAGTGAGACGGGACGGAAACGGAGCCAACCTCAACCTTCTTTGCATAATGGTACCGAAGCTACGTTTCTAAAGCCGGACGCTGTGCCAGGATCGTATACGTGGCAGGAATACTACGAGGCTGATGAAATACTCAAG CTGAGGCAAAGTGCACTGAAGAAAGAAGACGCAGATCTGCAACTCGAGATGGAGAAGCTTGAACGAGAACGTAACTTGCATATTAGAGAACTGAAACGTATACACAACGAGGACCAATCGCGCTTCAACTCTCATCCTGTACTCAACGAGCGATACCTTTTACTCATGCTATTAGGCAAAGGCGGCTTTAGCGAAGTCCATAAG GCATTTGATCTGAAGGAACAACGCTACGTAGCGTGCAAGGTACATCAACTTAATAAAGACTggaaagaagacaaaaaagCTAACTATATAAA GCACGCGCTGCGGGAATACAATATACACAAGGCACTAGATCATCCACGTGTTGTTAAATTGTACGACGTGTTTGAGATTGATGCCAACTCGTTCTGTACAGTGTTAGAGTACTGTGATGGTCATGATTTAGGCTTCTGCCTCAAACAG CATAAAACTATACCGGAGAGGGAAGCGAAATCAATTGTCATGCAGGTTGTTTCTGCACTGAAGTACCTCAACGAAATAAAACCACCTGTCATTCACTACGACTTGAAACCAG aaaatattttattgaccGAAGGAAACGTGTGTGgcgaaattgaaataaacacagag